From the genome of Bradyrhizobium elkanii USDA 76, one region includes:
- a CDS encoding DUF1328 domain-containing protein, giving the protein MLSWVVTFLVIALIAGILGFGGIAGASVEIAKAIFFIAVILFLVSAVVGLVRGRTRV; this is encoded by the coding sequence ATGCTGAGCTGGGTCGTCACGTTCCTGGTCATCGCCCTGATCGCGGGCATTTTGGGCTTTGGCGGCATCGCCGGCGCATCCGTCGAAATCGCCAAGGCGATCTTCTTCATCGCTGTCATTCTATTCCTGGTGTCGGCGGTGGTCGGATTGGTGCGCGGCCGCACAAGGGTCTAG
- a CDS encoding thioesterase family protein, producing MPLPSAPFGSSVMQIEPQWIDYNGHLNMAYYNVMFDRAIDEMWLQLGIGPAYMKTRHCSTFTAECHVRYLREIHLGDPVQVQVYLLGADEKRLHTFEELRHATEGWLSATSENLTLHIDMEARKVAPFPPDIRARARAIVDSYAGVPRPEGIGRNVAMPSK from the coding sequence ATGCCGCTTCCATCGGCCCCGTTCGGATCCTCGGTGATGCAGATCGAGCCGCAATGGATCGACTACAACGGCCATCTCAACATGGCCTACTACAATGTCATGTTCGACCGCGCCATCGACGAGATGTGGCTGCAGCTCGGGATCGGACCGGCCTACATGAAGACGCGGCACTGCTCGACCTTCACCGCCGAGTGCCACGTTCGCTACCTCCGAGAGATTCATCTCGGCGATCCCGTGCAGGTCCAGGTCTATCTTCTCGGCGCCGACGAAAAGCGGCTGCACACCTTCGAGGAGCTGCGTCATGCCACCGAAGGCTGGCTCTCCGCGACCTCGGAAAACCTCACGCTGCACATCGACATGGAAGCGCGCAAGGTGGCACCGTTTCCGCCCGATATCCGCGCCCGCGCTCGCGCGATCGTCGACAGCTATGCGGGTGTACCACGTCCCGAGGGCATCGGCCGCAACGTGGCGATGCCCTCGAAGTAG
- a CDS encoding FAD-binding oxidoreductase: MATTISSTVTRPEPQALKRAIDALAARFGNRLVTSQAVREQHAHTTTWLPTQPPDAVVMAQETADIQDVVRICAANRVPVIAFGTGTSLEGQVNAPAGGICIDLRDMNKVLEVHAEDLDCVIQPGVTRKALNEHLRDQGLFFPIDPGADASLGGMTSTRASGTNAVRYGTMRENVLALKVVRGDGEIITTGTRAKKSSAGYDLTHLFVGAEGTLGIISELTIRLRGIPDTIAAAACSFDTVRGACQATILAIQTGIPVARIELLNAAQVKACNSYSKLSLPETPLLLLEFHGSEVEVAEQSKNFRDIAAECGGGDFTWTTKPEDRTKLWQARHDAYWSVKALRPGDSIGVVATDVCVPISRLADCVTETEDDLKRLNLLSPIVGHVGDGNFHCSLLCDVNDKDEMARGEEFMHRLVERAQAMDGTCTGEHGIGQGKQKYLQAELGPEALDAMRALKHALDPQNIFNPGKIVPAA; encoded by the coding sequence GTGGCGACAACGATTTCGAGCACTGTGACGCGACCTGAGCCGCAGGCCCTGAAGCGCGCGATCGACGCGCTGGCGGCGCGGTTCGGCAACCGGCTCGTCACGTCGCAGGCGGTGCGCGAACAGCACGCCCATACCACCACATGGCTGCCGACCCAGCCGCCGGACGCGGTCGTGATGGCGCAGGAAACCGCCGACATCCAGGACGTGGTGCGAATCTGCGCCGCCAATCGCGTGCCGGTCATCGCCTTCGGCACCGGAACCTCGCTCGAGGGCCAGGTCAACGCGCCCGCGGGCGGCATCTGCATCGATCTGCGCGACATGAACAAGGTGCTCGAGGTGCATGCCGAGGACCTCGACTGCGTGATCCAGCCCGGCGTGACGCGAAAGGCGCTCAACGAGCATCTGCGCGACCAGGGCCTGTTCTTTCCGATCGATCCCGGCGCCGATGCCTCGCTCGGCGGCATGACCTCGACCCGCGCCTCCGGCACCAACGCGGTGCGCTATGGCACCATGCGCGAGAACGTGCTGGCGCTGAAGGTGGTGCGCGGCGACGGCGAGATCATCACGACAGGCACGCGCGCCAAGAAGTCGTCGGCCGGCTACGACCTGACGCATCTGTTCGTCGGCGCCGAAGGCACGCTCGGCATCATCTCCGAACTGACCATCCGCCTGCGCGGCATTCCCGACACGATCGCTGCGGCGGCCTGTTCGTTCGACACGGTGCGTGGCGCCTGCCAGGCCACGATCCTCGCGATCCAGACCGGCATTCCGGTCGCCCGGATCGAGCTGCTCAATGCCGCGCAGGTGAAAGCCTGCAACAGCTACTCCAAGCTGTCGCTGCCCGAGACGCCGCTGCTGCTGCTGGAATTCCACGGCAGCGAGGTCGAGGTCGCCGAGCAGTCGAAGAATTTCCGCGACATCGCCGCCGAATGCGGCGGCGGCGACTTCACCTGGACCACCAAGCCGGAGGACCGCACCAAGCTGTGGCAGGCCCGGCACGACGCCTACTGGTCCGTCAAGGCGCTGCGTCCCGGCGATAGCATCGGCGTCGTCGCGACCGATGTCTGCGTGCCGATCTCGCGGCTTGCCGACTGCGTCACCGAGACCGAGGACGATCTCAAGCGGCTCAATCTGCTGTCGCCGATCGTCGGTCATGTCGGCGACGGTAATTTCCACTGCTCGCTGCTCTGCGATGTCAACGACAAGGACGAGATGGCGCGCGGCGAGGAGTTCATGCACCGCCTGGTCGAACGCGCCCAGGCCATGGACGGCACCTGCACCGGCGAGCACGGCATCGGGCAGGGTAAGCAGAAATATTTGCAGGCCGAGCTCGGGCCGGAGGCGCTCGACGCGATGCGGGCGCTGAAGCATGCGCTCGACCCGCAGAACATCTTCAATCCCGGAAAGATCGTCCCGGCCGCCTGA
- a CDS encoding Spy/CpxP family protein refolding chaperone, whose translation MIGRAIGIAVVVLAMALSGDAIARGGGHGGGHGGGHGHGGGHGHGGGHGRGGHGFGHMHFGGGHHGGFGRSHAISRSGFAGHGAFASRGGGNFGRMRNAAIVPGHMRNTFNSLSRSGALRNGRLLSNPAARAQIAAAAALAGWHGGAVANGWWQHPGGGYGWVGPLFWPFAYNDIYDYAIWGDDIGFWGYGYPDIYAGIFGPYGYDDLRGYLPERRTGRRYRGGGRIEQMCGNDSRSVAGLPVDQIADTVQPTEAQSAALGELGNASLAAAQVIRAACPAQVVLTAPNRLAAMQQRIEAMVTAVGIVKPPLEKFYGLLDDEQKARLNALAENQRKEAAARDPNATVAQSCGAAQPAMQEWPTGEIDARLQLSDTQRGALQVLQDASADAARKLKAACQTNEAMTPPARLAFVAKRLDVMLQAVKDVRAALENFYATLSDEQKAQFEAIGPKRSA comes from the coding sequence GTGATCGGACGGGCAATCGGAATTGCGGTCGTGGTGCTTGCGATGGCGCTGTCGGGCGACGCGATTGCCCGAGGCGGCGGCCATGGCGGAGGGCATGGCGGCGGCCATGGACATGGCGGTGGCCATGGGCACGGTGGTGGCCATGGACGTGGCGGGCATGGCTTCGGCCACATGCATTTCGGCGGCGGCCATCATGGCGGGTTCGGCCGCTCGCATGCGATCTCGCGATCAGGCTTCGCCGGCCACGGCGCCTTCGCATCGCGCGGGGGTGGCAATTTCGGCCGGATGCGCAATGCCGCGATCGTACCAGGCCATATGCGCAATACGTTCAACTCGCTGTCGCGCAGCGGCGCATTGCGCAACGGCCGGCTGTTGAGCAACCCGGCGGCGCGCGCGCAGATCGCCGCGGCCGCGGCGCTCGCCGGCTGGCACGGCGGGGCGGTGGCCAACGGCTGGTGGCAGCATCCCGGCGGCGGCTATGGCTGGGTCGGTCCGCTGTTCTGGCCGTTCGCGTACAACGACATCTACGACTACGCGATCTGGGGCGACGACATCGGATTCTGGGGCTACGGCTATCCGGACATCTATGCCGGCATCTTCGGGCCCTATGGATATGACGATCTCAGGGGCTATCTACCGGAGCGCCGGACGGGCCGCCGTTACCGCGGCGGCGGGCGCATCGAGCAGATGTGCGGCAATGACAGCCGTTCGGTCGCCGGCCTGCCGGTGGATCAGATCGCGGATACGGTGCAGCCGACCGAAGCGCAATCGGCGGCGCTCGGCGAGCTCGGCAACGCGTCGCTCGCGGCTGCCCAGGTCATTCGCGCGGCATGTCCAGCGCAGGTGGTGTTGACGGCGCCGAACCGCCTCGCCGCCATGCAGCAGCGGATCGAAGCGATGGTCACCGCGGTCGGAATCGTGAAGCCTCCGCTGGAGAAATTCTACGGCCTGCTCGATGACGAGCAGAAAGCGCGGCTCAACGCGCTCGCCGAGAACCAGCGCAAGGAAGCCGCGGCCCGTGATCCGAACGCGACGGTCGCCCAGAGCTGCGGCGCCGCGCAGCCCGCGATGCAGGAATGGCCGACGGGCGAGATCGACGCGCGGCTGCAGCTGAGCGACACCCAGCGCGGTGCGCTTCAGGTGCTGCAGGACGCCAGCGCCGACGCCGCGCGGAAGCTGAAGGCCGCGTGCCAGACCAACGAGGCGATGACCCCGCCCGCACGTCTTGCCTTCGTTGCCAAGCGGCTCGACGTCATGCTGCAGGCGGTCAAGGATGTCCGCGCCGCGCTTGAGAATTTCTATGCCACGCTCAGCGATGAGCAAAAGGCGCAGTTCGAGGCGATCGGGCCGAAACGATCTGCGTAG
- a CDS encoding SulP family inorganic anion transporter, with protein sequence MGQDRQTHASWPIFRSLRAFRPSDLPGDLIAGLTLAAIAIPEQMATARLGGFSPQIGFFAFMAGSLGFAMFGANRFLSCGADSTITPIFAGGLALMATAGSPDYQALAMALALMVGAIMIAGSLFKLGWIANLLSTPVTVGFLAGISVHILVSQLPGVLGLTTPDGPTLYKLGLLTEEIGRTNLYTLAIGLGVLALVAGSEKISARIPGALIGLVVATVAVIAGHLESKGVKAVGTVPGTLPTPSFPDIAPERWIKLLSLAILIAVVVMVQTAATTRSFLSDPDKPADVDRDFLGAGAGSVLSGLFGAFPVNASPPRTGIVSETGGRTQLSGLFAAAIVLALLAFGATLLRHVPDAALGGVLLFVALRIIRVKQIVAIFRQSFYEFLLVVATAAAIIVLPIEQGVAVGIALSLLHGIWTTTRGQLAEFVHVPGTTIWWPTGPHVTGERTPGIAVVGLQAPLSFLNAESFHSGVLEAISGATPKPRLLVIEASGMIEIDFTAAQALRDLFRECCDDGVTVAVARLESERAQDAFERFGLYEVLPRDHVFRSVDEAVRTLGGQA encoded by the coding sequence ATGGGCCAGGATCGTCAGACCCACGCCAGCTGGCCGATCTTCCGTTCGCTCAGGGCGTTCCGGCCAAGCGACCTGCCGGGCGACCTGATCGCCGGGCTGACGCTCGCCGCGATCGCGATCCCCGAGCAGATGGCGACCGCGCGGCTTGGCGGCTTCTCGCCGCAGATCGGCTTCTTCGCCTTCATGGCCGGCTCGCTCGGCTTTGCGATGTTCGGCGCCAACCGCTTCCTGTCCTGCGGCGCCGACTCCACGATCACGCCGATCTTCGCCGGCGGCCTCGCGCTGATGGCGACCGCCGGCTCGCCGGACTATCAGGCGCTGGCAATGGCGCTGGCGCTGATGGTCGGCGCGATCATGATCGCCGGCAGCCTGTTCAAGCTCGGCTGGATCGCCAATTTGCTGTCGACGCCGGTGACGGTGGGCTTCCTCGCCGGCATCTCGGTCCACATCCTGGTCTCGCAATTGCCCGGCGTGCTCGGCCTGACCACGCCGGACGGCCCGACGCTCTACAAGCTCGGGCTGCTCACTGAAGAGATCGGCCGAACCAATCTCTACACGCTGGCGATCGGCCTCGGCGTGCTGGCGCTGGTCGCCGGATCGGAGAAGATCAGCGCACGCATTCCGGGCGCGCTGATCGGCCTTGTCGTGGCCACCGTCGCCGTGATCGCCGGCCATCTCGAAAGCAAGGGCGTCAAGGCGGTCGGCACCGTGCCCGGGACGCTGCCGACGCCATCGTTTCCGGACATCGCGCCGGAGCGCTGGATCAAGCTGTTGTCGCTGGCGATCCTGATCGCGGTCGTCGTCATGGTGCAGACCGCCGCGACGACGCGCTCGTTCCTGTCCGATCCGGACAAGCCGGCCGACGTCGATCGCGACTTCCTCGGCGCCGGTGCCGGCAGCGTGCTGTCCGGGCTATTCGGCGCCTTTCCCGTCAACGCCAGCCCGCCGCGGACCGGCATCGTGTCGGAGACCGGCGGACGCACGCAGCTCTCGGGGCTGTTCGCCGCGGCCATCGTGCTCGCGCTGCTCGCGTTCGGCGCGACGCTGCTGCGGCACGTGCCCGACGCGGCACTCGGCGGCGTCCTGCTGTTCGTGGCGCTGCGCATCATCCGCGTGAAGCAGATCGTCGCGATCTTCCGTCAGTCGTTCTATGAATTCCTGCTGGTGGTGGCGACCGCGGCCGCGATCATCGTGCTGCCGATCGAGCAAGGCGTCGCCGTCGGCATCGCTTTGTCGCTGCTGCACGGCATCTGGACCACGACGCGCGGCCAGCTTGCCGAATTCGTCCATGTGCCCGGCACCACGATCTGGTGGCCGACGGGCCCGCACGTCACAGGCGAGCGCACGCCCGGCATTGCCGTCGTCGGCCTGCAAGCCCCGCTGTCGTTCCTCAACGCGGAAAGTTTCCACAGCGGCGTGCTCGAGGCCATCAGCGGGGCGACACCCAAGCCGCGGCTGCTGGTGATCGAGGCCAGCGGCATGATCGAGATCGATTTCACGGCGGCGCAGGCGCTGCGCGATCTGTTCCGCGAATGCTGCGATGACGGCGTGACGGTGGCGGTGGCGCGGCTCGAATCCGAGCGCGCGCAGGACGCCTTCGAGCGCTTCGGTCTCTACGAGGTGTTGCCGCGGGACCACGTCTTCCGCAGCGTCGACGAAGCGGTCCGCACGCTCGGCGGGCAGGCGTAG
- a CDS encoding cytochrome c biogenesis CcdA family protein produces the protein MHDVSIPAALIAGLVSFLSPCVLPLVPPYLIYLTGATIEQVNQDGATAASKRAVMTAALMFVLGFSTVFVALGASASFVGGLVRAWSAELSILAGIVIIIMGLHFLGVTRIGLLMREGRLTAPKPVGLWGAYVMGLAFAFGWTPCIGPILAAILSIAAAEATVTKGAGLLAVYSAGLGIPFLLAAFMVKQFSSLFARMKRHLDTVERVMGVLMVVTGIGFLTGAVSSVSVWLLETFPALQNIG, from the coding sequence ATGCACGACGTCTCGATCCCGGCGGCCCTGATCGCCGGTCTGGTCAGCTTCCTGTCGCCCTGCGTGCTGCCGCTGGTGCCGCCCTATCTGATCTATCTGACCGGCGCGACCATCGAGCAGGTCAACCAGGACGGCGCCACCGCGGCCTCCAAGCGCGCGGTGATGACGGCGGCGCTGATGTTCGTGCTCGGCTTCTCCACCGTGTTCGTCGCGCTCGGCGCCAGCGCGTCCTTCGTCGGCGGGCTGGTGCGCGCCTGGTCGGCCGAGCTCTCGATCCTGGCCGGCATCGTCATCATCATCATGGGCCTGCACTTCCTCGGCGTGACCCGGATCGGCCTGCTGATGCGCGAGGGACGGCTGACCGCGCCGAAACCGGTCGGGCTGTGGGGCGCCTATGTCATGGGCCTGGCCTTCGCCTTCGGCTGGACGCCATGCATCGGGCCGATCCTGGCCGCGATCCTCTCGATCGCGGCCGCGGAGGCCACGGTGACGAAAGGCGCCGGCCTGCTCGCGGTCTATTCCGCCGGGCTCGGCATCCCGTTCCTGCTTGCGGCCTTCATGGTCAAGCAGTTCTCCTCGCTGTTCGCGCGGATGAAGCGCCATCTCGACACGGTCGAGCGGGTGATGGGCGTGCTGATGGTGGTCACCGGCATCGGCTTCCTGACCGGCGCAGTGTCCAGCGTCAGCGTCTGGCTGCTGGAAACCTTCCCGGCGCTGCAAAATATCGGCTAG
- a CDS encoding FadR/GntR family transcriptional regulator, protein MFQTSNALRRSVHSQVTDRVGSSIVRGEIGVGETLPPEIRICEMMDVSRTVVREAIRTLTGKGLIESRPKSGTRVRPPEQWNQLDPDVLRWHLESAEIDRYLAKLFQLRAAVEPAAAALAATHAEEVDVARIRAGCDGMDAAKTNEEFVAADIAFHQAIYFATRNEFFWPIAQMFEITLRQSFTIAAPGSHRPRALREHRAVLDAIAAGDAETARAATVVLLTNSADDLVRIRGREFETPASRPARKR, encoded by the coding sequence ATGTTCCAGACATCCAACGCGTTGCGTCGGAGCGTGCACAGCCAGGTCACCGACCGCGTCGGCAGCAGCATCGTGCGCGGCGAGATCGGCGTCGGCGAAACGCTGCCGCCGGAAATCCGGATCTGCGAGATGATGGACGTCAGCCGTACCGTGGTGCGCGAGGCGATCCGAACGCTGACCGGCAAGGGCCTGATCGAATCCCGACCCAAGAGCGGCACGCGGGTCCGGCCGCCCGAGCAGTGGAATCAGCTCGATCCCGACGTGCTGCGCTGGCACCTCGAGAGCGCGGAGATCGACCGTTATCTCGCCAAGCTGTTCCAGCTGCGCGCCGCGGTCGAGCCGGCCGCGGCAGCGCTCGCGGCGACCCATGCCGAGGAGGTCGACGTCGCCCGCATCCGCGCCGGATGCGACGGCATGGACGCGGCAAAGACCAACGAGGAGTTCGTCGCCGCCGACATCGCGTTCCACCAGGCGATCTATTTCGCCACCCGCAACGAATTCTTCTGGCCGATCGCGCAGATGTTCGAGATCACGCTGCGCCAGAGTTTTACGATCGCAGCGCCGGGCTCGCACCGTCCGCGGGCGCTGCGCGAGCACCGCGCGGTGCTGGACGCGATCGCCGCCGGAGATGCGGAGACGGCGCGCGCGGCTACCGTCGTGCTGCTGACGAATTCCGCCGACGATCTGGTGCGCATTCGCGGCCGGGAGTTCGAGACGCCGGCGAGCCGACCCGCGCGCAAGCGGTAG
- a CDS encoding TRAP transporter substrate-binding protein — MTSNRVSRRIVLQSSVAATAWLAAAPAIIGRAEAAVMKMRCSSSLPNDPKYANGRVYYDNLVKSLKANGLGEQIEVTFFPDNQLGQEIDVINSVKLGVIDLMVSGSSISANLVPLVGTFDLGYLFTSFQQQTKAFDAGAAKPIEAALLKGAGIHIIGWAYNFGARSVLAKKPVKTPEDLAGLKIRTLPNPIITECLRLMGAAATPLAFGEIYTALQAGVLDGLEHDPPTILASKFYETAKHYALTQHIFSPLAVYFSDTSFNRMAPKLREGFLDAANKAATDTRAHGLAVEKEALAALVEKGVTVVECDKEAFRKRVLPQTDNFIKARPEAKAVVDLIRATQA, encoded by the coding sequence ATGACGTCGAATCGCGTGAGCCGCCGCATTGTGCTGCAGTCGTCGGTCGCCGCGACCGCGTGGCTTGCCGCCGCGCCCGCCATCATCGGCCGCGCCGAGGCCGCGGTGATGAAGATGCGATGCTCGTCGTCGCTTCCGAACGATCCGAAATATGCCAATGGCCGCGTCTACTACGACAATCTGGTCAAGAGCCTGAAGGCGAACGGGCTCGGCGAGCAGATCGAGGTCACCTTCTTTCCCGACAACCAGCTCGGCCAGGAGATCGACGTCATCAACTCGGTGAAGCTCGGGGTGATCGACCTGATGGTGTCGGGCTCGTCGATCTCGGCGAATCTCGTGCCGCTGGTCGGCACCTTCGACCTCGGTTACCTCTTCACCAGCTTCCAGCAGCAGACCAAGGCGTTCGACGCCGGCGCGGCGAAGCCGATCGAGGCTGCGCTGCTCAAGGGCGCCGGCATTCACATCATCGGCTGGGCCTATAATTTCGGCGCGCGCAGCGTGCTGGCGAAGAAGCCGGTGAAGACGCCGGAGGATCTCGCCGGCCTGAAAATCCGCACCTTGCCCAATCCGATCATCACCGAGTGCCTGCGGCTGATGGGGGCCGCCGCAACGCCGCTGGCGTTCGGCGAGATCTACACGGCGCTGCAGGCCGGCGTGCTCGACGGCCTCGAACACGATCCGCCGACCATCCTGGCGAGCAAGTTCTACGAGACGGCGAAGCATTATGCGCTGACCCAGCACATCTTCTCGCCGCTCGCGGTCTATTTCAGCGACACCAGCTTCAACCGCATGGCGCCCAAGCTGCGCGAAGGCTTCCTCGACGCGGCGAACAAGGCCGCGACCGACACCCGCGCGCACGGCCTTGCGGTGGAGAAGGAGGCGCTGGCGGCGCTGGTGGAGAAGGGCGTCACCGTCGTCGAATGCGACAAGGAGGCGTTCCGCAAGCGCGTGCTGCCGCAGACCGACAATTTCATCAAGGCGCGGCCCGAGGCCAAGGCCGTCGTCGACCTGATCCGCGCCACGCAGGCCTGA
- a CDS encoding TRAP transporter large permease subunit: protein MSVAAVEARSSADRITAPLLAVSDAIAALLLAADLVVVCVSVLARFLFNAPVEWSDDVARGLMVGSSFFGAASALARSENLGVAFFVNMLPHALRRMVDAVGALLVTIIAGYVAFNAVKMGWLTTGQTSGSGLPLEWTFYPMGIGAAFMTVFAFETFCGRPLRDMAAAIVAPAVIVGLYLAWDAFAPSSVPSSQALMLIGFFLTLFGGLPIGFALALAALIFIWVEGTLPGVIFAQQMARGIDNFVLLAIPFFILVGYLMEANGMSVRLIELLQRAVGRMRGGLNVVMVMSMVLFSGISGSKMADVAAVGSVLIPAARRSRQSPGGAVALLAASAVMAETIPPCINLIILGFVANLSIGGLFVAGMLPAALMALALIAVSIIFGKRPAANVEAEPRAAVSGLWTGAIASFGLIFMIFFGFKSGFATATEISAFAAVYAIAVGSLLFRELGVKSLAHCFVQSAVRSGLVLFIVAAAQSLAFILTLQQVPHAVGDLMLAISGSHGVWLFMLLSILVLVVMGSVLEGAAALIIFGPLLLPVAVKLGIDPLHFGVVLVIAMGLGLFAPPLGLGLYGACLIGNVPIEQTIKPIAGYLGLLLLCLLVIAFVPAISTALPHALGY from the coding sequence ATGTCAGTCGCCGCAGTCGAGGCGAGAAGCAGCGCTGATCGGATCACGGCGCCGCTGCTCGCGGTCAGTGACGCGATCGCCGCGCTCCTGCTTGCCGCCGATCTCGTGGTGGTCTGCGTCTCGGTGCTGGCCCGCTTCCTGTTCAACGCGCCGGTCGAATGGTCCGACGACGTCGCCCGCGGCCTGATGGTCGGGTCGAGCTTCTTCGGCGCGGCGAGCGCGCTCGCGCGCAGCGAGAATCTCGGCGTCGCCTTCTTCGTCAACATGTTGCCGCACGCCCTGCGGCGGATGGTCGACGCGGTCGGTGCGCTGCTCGTCACCATCATCGCCGGCTATGTCGCGTTCAACGCCGTCAAGATGGGCTGGCTGACCACCGGCCAGACCTCCGGCTCCGGCCTGCCGCTGGAATGGACGTTCTATCCGATGGGGATCGGCGCGGCGTTCATGACGGTCTTCGCGTTCGAGACGTTCTGTGGCCGGCCGCTGCGCGACATGGCGGCAGCCATCGTCGCGCCCGCCGTCATCGTCGGCCTTTATCTGGCCTGGGATGCATTCGCACCATCGTCCGTGCCGTCGTCGCAGGCGTTGATGCTGATCGGATTCTTCCTCACGCTGTTCGGCGGACTGCCGATCGGCTTTGCGCTGGCGCTGGCGGCGCTGATCTTCATCTGGGTCGAGGGCACGCTGCCCGGCGTGATCTTCGCCCAGCAGATGGCGCGCGGCATCGACAATTTCGTGCTGCTGGCGATCCCGTTCTTCATCCTGGTCGGCTACCTGATGGAAGCCAACGGCATGTCGGTCCGGCTGATCGAGCTGTTGCAGCGTGCGGTCGGACGGATGCGCGGCGGGCTCAACGTCGTCATGGTGATGTCGATGGTGCTGTTCTCCGGCATCTCGGGCTCCAAGATGGCCGACGTCGCCGCGGTCGGCTCGGTGCTGATCCCGGCGGCGCGGCGCTCGCGGCAGAGCCCGGGCGGGGCCGTGGCGCTGCTCGCCGCCTCCGCTGTCATGGCGGAGACCATTCCGCCCTGCATCAACCTGATCATCCTCGGCTTCGTCGCCAACCTCTCGATCGGCGGACTGTTCGTCGCCGGCATGTTGCCGGCCGCGCTGATGGCGCTGGCGCTGATTGCGGTGTCGATCATCTTCGGCAAGCGTCCCGCCGCGAACGTGGAAGCCGAGCCGCGCGCCGCGGTATCGGGGCTCTGGACCGGTGCGATCGCCTCGTTCGGGCTGATCTTCATGATCTTCTTCGGCTTCAAGAGCGGCTTTGCCACCGCGACCGAAATCTCCGCCTTCGCCGCGGTCTATGCCATCGCCGTCGGCAGCCTGCTGTTTCGCGAGCTCGGTGTGAAGAGCCTCGCGCACTGCTTCGTGCAGTCGGCTGTGCGTTCGGGGCTGGTGCTGTTCATTGTCGCCGCGGCGCAGTCGCTGGCCTTCATCCTGACGCTGCAGCAGGTGCCGCATGCCGTCGGCGACCTCATGCTGGCGATCTCCGGCAGCCACGGGGTCTGGCTGTTCATGCTGCTGTCGATCCTGGTGCTGGTGGTGATGGGCTCGGTGCTCGAAGGCGCCGCGGCGCTGATCATCTTCGGCCCGCTGCTGCTGCCGGTTGCCGTCAAGCTCGGCATCGATCCGCTGCATTTCGGCGTCGTGCTTGTGATCGCGATGGGGCTCGGGCTCTTTGCTCCGCCACTTGGCCTTGGGCTCTACGGCGCCTGCCTGATCGGCAACGTGCCGATCGAACAGACCATCAAGCCGATCGCGGGCTATCTCGGCCTGCTGTTGCTGTGCCTGCTGGTGATCGCCTTCGTGCCGGCGATCAGCACGGCCTTGCCGCATGCGCTCGGCTATTAG
- a CDS encoding NAD(P)-dependent oxidoreductase: protein MKVLLAHTPQMRRDYYGERSLNGLRAVADVKLHEGEEALDAAALVRAAADVDIIVADRMTQGRGEIFPQLPMLRAFVRCAVDIRKIDVAAASAAGVLVTQASAGFVQSVAELALGFMVDLSRGVSRATADYHAGKAPEVVMGRQLAGSTIGIIGYGSIGRYLAAIAKVLGMNVLVADPYVTIDDAAIRHLTLDDLLARADYVVCLAIANAQTENLIGQAALARMPKHAFFINLSRGNLVDEAALSAALRDGRIAGAAMDVGRAPDQMPTPELAKLHNVIATPHVGGLTPQAIEHQSSETVRQVAKIVAGEIPVGAANAGHWTRRPRP, encoded by the coding sequence GTGAAGGTGCTGCTCGCCCATACCCCGCAGATGCGCCGCGATTATTACGGCGAGCGCAGCCTGAACGGCCTGCGCGCGGTCGCCGACGTCAAGCTGCACGAGGGCGAGGAGGCGCTCGACGCGGCCGCACTGGTCAGGGCCGCGGCCGATGTCGACATCATCGTCGCCGACCGCATGACGCAGGGGCGAGGGGAGATCTTCCCGCAGCTGCCGATGCTGCGCGCCTTCGTGCGCTGCGCGGTCGACATCCGCAAGATCGACGTCGCCGCGGCCTCCGCCGCCGGCGTGCTGGTGACGCAGGCGAGCGCCGGCTTCGTCCAGTCGGTCGCCGAGCTTGCGCTCGGCTTCATGGTCGATCTGTCGCGCGGCGTCTCACGGGCAACCGCAGACTATCATGCGGGCAAGGCGCCCGAGGTCGTGATGGGCCGCCAGCTTGCGGGAAGCACGATCGGCATCATCGGCTATGGCAGCATCGGGCGCTATCTTGCCGCGATCGCAAAAGTGCTCGGCATGAATGTGCTGGTCGCCGATCCCTACGTAACGATCGATGATGCGGCGATCCGGCATCTGACGCTCGACGATCTGCTGGCGCGCGCCGACTACGTTGTCTGTCTCGCGATCGCCAACGCGCAGACCGAGAACCTGATCGGTCAGGCCGCACTGGCGCGAATGCCGAAGCACGCATTCTTCATCAACCTTTCGCGCGGAAACCTGGTCGACGAGGCGGCACTGTCGGCCGCGCTGCGCGACGGCCGTATCGCGGGTGCCGCGATGGATGTCGGCCGCGCGCCGGACCAGATGCCGACGCCCGAGCTTGCGAAGCTGCATAATGTGATCGCAACGCCGCATGTCGGCGGCCTCACGCCGCAGGCGATCGAGCATCAGTCATCGGAGACGGTACGCCAGGTCGCGAAGATCGTTGCCGGCGAGATACCCGTCGGCGCGGCCAATGCCGGCCACTGGACGCGGCGGCCTCGGCCATGA